From Suricata suricatta isolate VVHF042 chromosome 1, meerkat_22Aug2017_6uvM2_HiC, whole genome shotgun sequence, a single genomic window includes:
- the LOC115301488 gene encoding uncharacterized protein LOC115301488, translating to MTVLTPTISTSLPTLNSAPLLPPARPLPRPAPAFVSACHLPGNQTKLIREKHKAKSQICPQILLHTLPRLAGTAHRGADGPGEKWALVWFGGPEKLRSLLSPSAALAKRADSRKKQNPTWCAAVPLPMTLAPLAPRKADTGAEPDPDPAADKRAEKHSVRVLFRGVSARAHARTHLRPQRPAPPAPVRGTRLRLAPALASSTPPL from the exons TCTTCCAACTCTCaactctgcccccctcctcccgcccgcccgccccctcccccggcctgcGCCTGCCTTTGTGTCTGCCTGTCACTTACCGGGGAACCAAACGAAGCTGATTCGGGAGAAGCACAAAGCCAAGTCCCAGATTTGCCCACAAATTCTCCTACACACCCTCCCCAGGTTGGCAGGCACAGCCCATCGCGGAGCTGATGGACCTGGAGAAAAGTGGGCTCTGGTCTGGTTTGGGGGACCCGAGAAACtacgctctctcctctctccctcggCGGCCCTGGCAAAACGCGCGGActccaggaaaaaacaaaaccccacttGGTGTGCTGCAGTTCCACTCCCCATGACACTCGCTCCGCTCGCCCCCCGAAAAGCGGACACGGGGGCAGAGCCAGACCCAGACCCCGCCGCAGATAAAAGGGCCGAAAAACACTCCGTCAGAGTTCTTTTCCGGG GTGTCTCCGCACGTGCCCATGCGCGCACCCACCTCCGCCCGCAAAGGCCCGCGCCCCCAGCCCCTGTAAGGGGCACCCGCTTGCGCCTCGCCCCCGCCTTGGCATCCTCTACACCGCCGCTTTAA